The segment GAATTCACGATTTGTGCGAAAGACGCGGTCACTTCGACGCAGGTGAGTTCGTAGAGCAATTCGGCGATCAAGGCGCAAAAGACGGATATTGTTTATATAAAGTAGGTTGCAAAGGCCCATATACATTTAATAACTGCTCGCGCGAGAGATTTAACGCTCACACTAGCTGGCCAATCCAAGCAGGTCATGGCTGTATCGGCTGCTCTGAGCCTGATTTTTGGGATCACATGGGACCATTTGAGGAGCCATTGGCAGATAGATTATACAATACCGTATTTAGCGGAGCAGGTGCTGATGCGACAGCCGATAAAATCGGTATAGGAATTTTGGCTGTTACAGGTGTAGCTATCACAGTTCATGCAGCCATTGCATCATTTAAAAAGAATAAGGGAGAGTAGAAATGTCACAAAGATTAGTAATAGATCCGATAACTCGTATTGAGGGACACTTACGCATAGAAGTAGTTGTCGATGATAACGGAGTTGTAACGGATGCGTATTCTGGCTCTACTTTATGGCGTGGATTAGAGACTATCGTTAAGGGTCGTGATCCTAGGGATATCGGCTTTTTTATGCAAAGAATTTGCGGTGTTTGCACATTTTCTCACTATAATGCTGGAATTTCAGCTGTTGAAAATGCTCTTGGCATAACTCCGCCACTAAATGCGATTTTGACTAGAACGCTAATGAACACTGCGTTATTTATGCACGATCACCCAGTGCATTTTTATCAACTACACGGACTTGACTGGGTCGATATCGTAAGCGCACTAAGCGCAGATCCACACGCTGCTAGCCAAGAGGCTTTCAGATATACAGATTTGCCTTATGCTTGCGGTGAGGATCAGCTAAAAGCGGTTCAACAAAGAGTAAAAGCTTTCGTTGAAAAAGGCGCACTTGGACCATTTGCAAACGCATATTTCGGACACAGCACATACAAGCTAACCCCTGAGCAAAATTTGATTGCGCTTAGCCACTACTTAGAGTGTTTGCGTATCCAAAGAACAGCCGCGCAAATGATGGCGATTTTCGGTGGCAAACAACCACACCCACAAACCCTAACAGTCGGTGGCGTAACATGCGTAATGGATATCCTAAGCCCAGCAAGACTTGGTGAGTATATGGTTAAATTCCAGGAAGTCGCTGATTTCATCAACCGCGCATATTATCCAGACTTGCTTATGGCTGGTGGTGCGTATGCTAGTGAAGAAAGCGTATTAAACGATGTCGGTGTCGCAAATCTATGGACACACCAAACTTTCCAATATTCACGCAATGATTTCTTATTCCAAAGCGGTGTGATTTTAGACGGCGATATTAGCAAGGTTCATGAGCTAGATGAGAGCAAGATTACAGAAGAAGCCACTCACTCATGGTATAAAAATGACAAACCACTTCACCCTTATGACGGCGAACAAGAACCAAACTACACAGGATTTAAGGTAGAGCAAACTCTAAACGCCAAAGGTGAAATGGAAGATACAAAAGTCCTAAATACCGAGGGTAAATATACTTGGATAAAAGCTCCTAGATATGATGGCAAATCGCTTCAAGTTGGACCACTATCAAATATCGTTGTAAATTACGCAAAAGGTAATGAATTTGTAGTAAAAGTAGTAGATAAATTCTTAGCCGATACAGGTCTTCCACTAGAAGCAGTATTCTCTACTCTTGGTAGAACAGCGTGCCGTATGATCGAGGCAAAAGTCGTAGCTGATAATGGACTATTAGCATTTAATAACCTAATCGCTAATATTAAATCAGGCGACACTGAGACTTGCGCTAAATACACAATCGATAAAAAGAAATCATATAAAGGCAGATATATCGGACATGTTCCACGCGGTAGCCTAAGCCACTGGTGCAGAATCGAAAATGGAGTAATCCAAAACTGGCAAGCAGTCGTTCCTAGCACATGGAACGCTAGTCCAAAAGACGCTCAGGGCAATATGGCATCTTATGAGTCATGCTTAATCGGTCTTAAAATTGCAGATTTAACGCAACCGCTTGAAATTATCCGCAAAATCCACTCTTATGATCCGTGCATTGCGTGCGCTGTTCATGTTATGGACACCAAAGGCAACGAGCTTAGCTCATATAAAGTAAATCCAAATATCAAGGATTAACCATGAAAAAAAGAGAAGCCGAGTATGAATTTTCGATAGGATTGCGCCTTACCCATTGGATACGCGCTATCGCTATCGTCATACTTGTAATTACTGGATTTTATTTGGCTTATGTTTTCATAGCCCCAGAGATTAGCTCTGAGCCAAATTTATTCTTGCAAGCTAAAATTCGCTTCGTGCATTTAGTGGCAGGTTTCGTGCTAATGGCGGCTATGCTTTACAAATCATATCTGTTTTTGTTCGACAAACACAGCAGAAAAGAGCTAGTTAGTATTAAGGATTTTATCAATCCTAGGGTTTGGATCGAGCAGATTAAATTTTACCTATTTTTAGGCGAACACCCACATTTGCACGGCGTTTATAATCCTTTGCAATTCATTGCGTATTTGGCATTTTACATCATTTTAGCCTTGATTTGTATCACTGGCCTTGTGCTTCATGTGCATATGTATCATGGCGGACTTGGCGGTATGATTTATGATCTAATGCGCCCAATCGAGGCTATGATGGGTGGTCTAAGCGAGGTTCGCACTATCCACCATTTATCGATGAATTTCCTTATTTTATTTATCCCTGTGCATGTTTATATGGCTGTTTTCAACGCTGTAAAAGGACAAGACGGAGCTATGGACGCTATCATTAGCGGCTATAAGTTCAAGGTTCAAAAATGAAATTAGGTGTTATCGGTATAGGTAACATTATGTACTCCGACGAAGGTGTCGGAGTACATTTTATGCACGCACTGCAACAAAACTACAAATTCACCCCAAACTCACCTGATGATAGTATCGAATTCATCGACGGAGGCACGCTGGCTGCGCTTTTAATGCACATTTTGGTCGAATTCGACGAAATTTTGCTGATTGATTGTATCGACGCAGACGAGGGCAGTATCGGTGATGTGTATTTCTTCGACTACGAGGCTATGCCAAAAAGCGTGAAATGGAGCGGTTCGGCTCACGAGGTGGAGATGCTAGAAACCTTGCAAATGCTAGATCTTTGTGGCGATAGACCACGCACGCAAATCCTAGCCGTGGTGCCAATGCGCATAGAGCCGATGAGTTTTAGCGTGAGCGATGAGGTGCTGAAATCTAGCGAGATTATGGAGCGCACGGCGATAGATTTTATCGCTTCTCGCGGTTTTGTGTGCGAAAAAATTGGGAATTTAAGCGTGCGCGATATCGCTGAAAATTTTGATTCTAAGGGCAAAAATTGATAATTTCTTTTAAATTTGATTATTTGAATAACAACGGCTTAATCGCCTATTTTTTGGATTTTTATGCGCGCAAGGCTGGGCTGAAATACGCCCTAAATTTAGGCAAAAATTTAATCACACTCTATGTCGAAGCAGATGAAAAAGAGCTACTCGAATTCAGCGATAAATTTATGGCGCTTATCCCAAATTCTGCGTTTTTGGCAAAATCGAGCGTGGAGGTGGTATCTGGCGAAGGGGATTTGAAGGAAGTTTGCGCCAGAAGCGACGAGATTAAATTTTTGCCTAAATTTTCGAATTTTACCCCAAGCCAAATTCACGAATTTTTGCAAAGTGGCGAATTTATAGAAAATGAATTTGGGGTTTTAAGCGGTGTTAGCGTCTTTGACGGCGAGAGTTTCGTCGCTGCAAATAAGCAAAATTTTGGCAAGTTAATCGAGTATGCTTACCGCATTTTGCGCCATAATCAAATTTTGCAAATTTCGCTAAATGGCGAGAAATTCAGCCTAAGTGCTGATTTAAATTTCGAAAATTCAGACTTTATGGTCGCCACTGGCCTAAAATCGTTTAATAAAATTTTCATCACCGATGACAAGCAAAAAATCGCCCTTGCGACATATGAAAAGCCGATTTTACGCCTCAAAACAAACAGCGTTTTTCGCAACTCTTTCTCAAAATCGCCTAAATTTTTCGATGTGAAAATGTGTAGCGATCTCTTTTCGTTCGCGCTTTTTAAACGGCTCGAAGATGATGAAATTTACTATGTCAGCGCACAGGGAAACAAAAATAAATTTTTAAATTTATGCGTGATTGAGGATAGATTTCTTATCACAAAAAATTACGAGTTTATGAGCGAGGCTGAAAAAACGCTTCTTGCTTCTGGCGATGAAATTACGCATTTTGGACTTATTTGCAAGGAAAAAGAGATTTTTGATTCGCGCGTGATGAGGGTGTTTGTATCGAAAGAGTGTGCCGATGAGATTGCGATTTACGAAGCCAAATCCAAGCGCAAGCTCCTAAATTTCGCTATGCCTGCGAATTTAGACGCTCTTTTTGATGAAATCAAAAGCGACGAGACAGGCGCAAAACTTTTGGCAAATTTTAGCGCAAAATTTAGCCTAGATTATGCGCGCGCAAATGCCGATTTTGGCGAAATCAAACCTAGCTTTTATGGCTATTTTGAACTGCTTTCTCGCGTGATTTTTGGCAAAGACGCGCAGTATTTGTTAGAGTGTGCTGGGGAGTTTTTGGGCGAAAAGGGCATGAAACTAGACTTCGAGCTTAAAGAAAACGGCGATTTTAACTTCGCCAAAACGCTTCGTTCGGCGATGAGCTACAAGCTAGCAGGGGTCGATGACAAGGTTTTAAGCTACGGCGTAATCGACACGTTGGCTAGATTTATCGGCGATTTGGCTGACGCAAACGAGGCATTATACGATTCTGGCGTGCTTAGCGGTTCGCTCTTTGCCGAGCGCAGGTTTGCAAACATCGCCACACTCGTGCTCGGCAAATCTCGCCTTGATTTCTCGGCATATTTGGGTTTGCAAGGCTGTGAGCGTTAAAATCGAGATTGCAGGAGCTGTGCAGGGCGTGGGCTTTCGCCCATTTATCTACCGCATTTGCACCGATCTAGGCATAAAAGGCGAGGTTTATAACGACGGCGAGGGCGTGAAAATCCACGCAAACGCCACGAGCGAGCAAATAGCACGGCTTAAAGAGCGCATTTATGGCGAGCTTCCGCCACTTGCGCGGATTGATAAATTTGAAATTTTTGAAATCGCGCCTAAAATTTATAGTGATTTTAAAATCACGCACTCGCAAGAAACGCAAAAATTTAACCCCATTTTGCCTGATTTTGCCATTTGTGATGATTGCAGGCGCGAATTTTACGACCCGCAAAACAAACGCTACCGCTACCCATTTATCAACTGCACGAACTGCGGACCGCGACTTAGTATCATCAAAAAACTCCCTTATGACCGCGCAAATACGACAATGTCGCAGTTTAAAATGTGCGAATTTTGCGGTGGTGAATACACTGACCCGCTAAATCGCCGTTATCACGCCGAGCCGATTGCTTGCGCAAAATGTGGGCCAAAGCTCTTTTTGAAAAACAAAAATGGCGAAATTTTGGGTATTGGCGAAAACGCTGTTAAAAGGCTTTGTGAAATTTTATCTCGTGGCGAGATAGTCGCTGTAAAGGGGCTTGGCGGATTTCATATAATGTGCGACGCGACAAACGAAGACGCCGTAGCGACCTTACGAATTCGCAAAAATCGCCCTGATAAGCCATTTGCCGTGATGTGTAAAGATGAGAAAATGGCTGAAAAATTTGCCCGGTTTTGCCAGAGCGAAAAAGAGCTTTTAAACTCGCAAATTAAGCCGATAGTTTTGGTTAAAAAATCAAAAAATCCGCAAAATTTAGCCCTTGCTAGGGCGGTTGCGCCAAATTTAGGCAAGGTTGGCATTTTTCTAGCTAACACTGGCATTCATTTGCTACTTTTTGAGTATTTTAATCGCCCCTTAATCGCTACAAGCGCGAATATCAGTGGCGAGCCGATAATTTACGATGAGGCGAGTTTGCGCCAAAAATTGGGCGGTGTGATTGATTTTTATTTGGATAACGATAGAGAGATTATTACGCCAAGCGACGATAGCGTGGGCTTTGTGGTGCGAAATCAGGCGCAGAGTATCGCAGAAACCACGGAGCAAAATTCGCAAAATTTAACGCAAAATTTTACGCAATATTTACGCACTTCGCGTGGGCTAAATCCGCAAATTTTCAAAAGCAAATTTACTCATAAAGGCTCGTTTCTCGCCCTTGGCGCAGAGCTAAAAAACCAGTTTGCAATATACAAAGACGGGCAAATTTTTATTTCCCCATACATCGGAGATTTGAAAAATATCGCCACAAATGCTCGATTTTTCGCGCTTTTGGATATTTTCATCAAAACTTATGATTTGAAATTTGACGCTGTTATAGGCGACCTGCACCCGAATTTTTTGCATACGAAACATTTTGAAAATTTAGGCTTTGAAGTGGCGAAATTTCAGCACCATTACGCGCATTTGGTTGCGAATTTGGCGGATAATGATTTGCTTGGAAGTGGTAAAAAATACCTCGGATTTAGCTTTGACGGCACGGGATATGGCGAAGATGGCGCGATTTGGGGTGGCGAAGTGCTGGAATTTGACGAATTTGGCTATGAGAGGGTTTTGCATTTCGACGATTTTGCCTTAATCGGTGGTGAGAGCTCGATCAAAAATATCTACAAACTTGCAATTTCGCTGTTTTTTAAATTTGGCATTGAAAGCGAGGCGAGTGAGTTTTTGGCGAAATTTAGCCAAAATGAAATTTCAAATCTAGCCAAAATCGCCCCGCGCTCGCCAAAGACAACCTCGCTTGGACGCATTTTTGACGCTTTTGCAAGCGTGATTTGCGCCCTAAAAAGCGTTAGTTTCGACGGTCAAAGCGGTATGAGTTTGGAAAATCTCTTTAATGAGAGCAAAATCACGAGCGAGAGTGAAAAACGATATAAATTTGAGATAATAAACGGCAAAATTAGCGTGAAAAATGCCTTTTTAAGCGCGCTAAAAGATGAGCCAGCCGTGGCTGCGTCAAATTTCATAAATGCGCTCGCTAAAATAATGCTTCAAATCGCAAAAGAGCGAAATTTAGAGGTCGTGCTAAGTGGTGGGGTTTTTCAAAATGCTACGCTTTTGGATTTGGTAGTGCGAAATTTTAGCGAGGCAGGGGTGAAATTTCATCTGCACAAAAATACTCCGAGTAACGATAGTGGCGTGGCTCTCGGGCAACTCATGGCCTATATCGCTCGCCTGAAATAATCAATAAATTTTATCAACTAACTTAAAATTTTAAAATTTTACGCTAAAATCGCAGGGAATTTTTAATCAAACAAGGCAAAAATGATGAAAATTTTAAAATTTTTACTATGTTTTGCGCTGTTTTTGGGCGCAGATGAAATAAATTTAAAGGGCGAAAGCGTGCAGAGCAAAAATCAAAATTTAAAAGAAATTTATTTAGCGGGTGGCTGTTTTTGGGGTATGGAAGGCTATTTTAAGCGAGTAAAGGGCGTC is part of the Campylobacter sp. VBCF_01 NA2 genome and harbors:
- a CDS encoding nickel-dependent hydrogenase large subunit, which encodes MSQRLVIDPITRIEGHLRIEVVVDDNGVVTDAYSGSTLWRGLETIVKGRDPRDIGFFMQRICGVCTFSHYNAGISAVENALGITPPLNAILTRTLMNTALFMHDHPVHFYQLHGLDWVDIVSALSADPHAASQEAFRYTDLPYACGEDQLKAVQQRVKAFVEKGALGPFANAYFGHSTYKLTPEQNLIALSHYLECLRIQRTAAQMMAIFGGKQPHPQTLTVGGVTCVMDILSPARLGEYMVKFQEVADFINRAYYPDLLMAGGAYASEESVLNDVGVANLWTHQTFQYSRNDFLFQSGVILDGDISKVHELDESKITEEATHSWYKNDKPLHPYDGEQEPNYTGFKVEQTLNAKGEMEDTKVLNTEGKYTWIKAPRYDGKSLQVGPLSNIVVNYAKGNEFVVKVVDKFLADTGLPLEAVFSTLGRTACRMIEAKVVADNGLLAFNNLIANIKSGDTETCAKYTIDKKKSYKGRYIGHVPRGSLSHWCRIENGVIQNWQAVVPSTWNASPKDAQGNMASYESCLIGLKIADLTQPLEIIRKIHSYDPCIACAVHVMDTKGNELSSYKVNPNIKD
- the cybH gene encoding Ni/Fe-hydrogenase, b-type cytochrome subunit, which translates into the protein MKKREAEYEFSIGLRLTHWIRAIAIVILVITGFYLAYVFIAPEISSEPNLFLQAKIRFVHLVAGFVLMAAMLYKSYLFLFDKHSRKELVSIKDFINPRVWIEQIKFYLFLGEHPHLHGVYNPLQFIAYLAFYIILALICITGLVLHVHMYHGGLGGMIYDLMRPIEAMMGGLSEVRTIHHLSMNFLILFIPVHVYMAVFNAVKGQDGAMDAIISGYKFKVQK
- a CDS encoding HyaD/HybD family hydrogenase maturation endopeptidase, which gives rise to MKLGVIGIGNIMYSDEGVGVHFMHALQQNYKFTPNSPDDSIEFIDGGTLAALLMHILVEFDEILLIDCIDADEGSIGDVYFFDYEAMPKSVKWSGSAHEVEMLETLQMLDLCGDRPRTQILAVVPMRIEPMSFSVSDEVLKSSEIMERTAIDFIASRGFVCEKIGNLSVRDIAENFDSKGKN
- the hypF gene encoding carbamoyltransferase HypF, with translation MSVKIEIAGAVQGVGFRPFIYRICTDLGIKGEVYNDGEGVKIHANATSEQIARLKERIYGELPPLARIDKFEIFEIAPKIYSDFKITHSQETQKFNPILPDFAICDDCRREFYDPQNKRYRYPFINCTNCGPRLSIIKKLPYDRANTTMSQFKMCEFCGGEYTDPLNRRYHAEPIACAKCGPKLFLKNKNGEILGIGENAVKRLCEILSRGEIVAVKGLGGFHIMCDATNEDAVATLRIRKNRPDKPFAVMCKDEKMAEKFARFCQSEKELLNSQIKPIVLVKKSKNPQNLALARAVAPNLGKVGIFLANTGIHLLLFEYFNRPLIATSANISGEPIIYDEASLRQKLGGVIDFYLDNDREIITPSDDSVGFVVRNQAQSIAETTEQNSQNLTQNFTQYLRTSRGLNPQIFKSKFTHKGSFLALGAELKNQFAIYKDGQIFISPYIGDLKNIATNARFFALLDIFIKTYDLKFDAVIGDLHPNFLHTKHFENLGFEVAKFQHHYAHLVANLADNDLLGSGKKYLGFSFDGTGYGEDGAIWGGEVLEFDEFGYERVLHFDDFALIGGESSIKNIYKLAISLFFKFGIESEASEFLAKFSQNEISNLAKIAPRSPKTTSLGRIFDAFASVICALKSVSFDGQSGMSLENLFNESKITSESEKRYKFEIINGKISVKNAFLSALKDEPAVAASNFINALAKIMLQIAKERNLEVVLSGGVFQNATLLDLVVRNFSEAGVKFHLHKNTPSNDSGVALGQLMAYIARLK